Proteins from a genomic interval of Rhipicephalus microplus isolate Deutch F79 chromosome 6, USDA_Rmic, whole genome shotgun sequence:
- the LOC142765261 gene encoding uncharacterized protein LOC142765261, translated as MKPQFFYSATKARRPRFVPLEDADEMFAQLDNGNLSDVGDTEDEEDDDFVFEETGSNDGVLKTREASDESDESEEEQAWQKTSWCRKAFQKPSADFRGVCDENEPLQGSTTCLNPDQKKEFGVTGALVLHFTSRIPDEKSPGPKGLTSCRS; from the exons ATGAAACCTCAATTCTTCTACTCAGCAACGAAAGCCCGTAGGCCCCGATTCGTGCCGCTCGAAGACGCGGATGAAATGTTCGCTCAGTTGGACAATGGCAACCTATCGGATGTCGGCGATActgaagatgaggaagacgatgACTTCGTTTTTGAAGAGACTGGGAGCAATGACGGCGTCCTTAAAACGCGGGAAGCATCAGATGAGTCGGACGAGTCAGAGGAGGAACAGGCATGGCAAAAAACATCGTGGTGCCGGAAAGCTTTTCAGAAGCCATCAGCCGATTTCAGGGGAGTTTGCGATGAAAATGAACCTCTTCAAG GTTCAACGACATGCCTGAATCCAGACCAAAAGAAGGAATTTGGCGTCACGGGTGCTTTGGTTCTTCACTTCACGTCAAGGATTCCGGACGAAAAAAgtccagggccgaaagggttaacgTCCTGTCGCTCCTGA